A region of Falco peregrinus isolate bFalPer1 chromosome 13, bFalPer1.pri, whole genome shotgun sequence DNA encodes the following proteins:
- the ITGB1BP2 gene encoding integrin beta-1-binding protein 2 — MQRERPSSDEPRQLLPIKVSRSLEQALEKLNLSSKDESPEGSCTGEAAAQVRAGSTCKNAGCKAIYQGPESNTEVCVFHPGIPVFHEGMKYWSCCKFKTTDFSTFLEQPGCRTGKHCWTGKGDKKAVSSRQDWHQTNSQVVVTVYAKNPLPALSSVKANRTVLEVHVIFEGNKIFQTELDLWGVRSCLL, encoded by the exons ATGCAGCGGGAAAGACCAAG cTCTGATGAGCCTAGACAACTGCTGCCAATTAAAGTATCCAGGTCTCTGGAGCAGGCACTGGAGAAACTGAACCTGTCCTCCAAGGACGAGTCACCTGAGGGCAGTTGCACAG GGGAGGCGGCTGCCCAGGTGAGAGCTGGCAGCACCTGCAAGAATGCAGGCTGCAAGGCG ATCTACCAGGGCCCAGAGAGCAACACAGAGGTTTGTGTTTTCCATCCTGGCATTCCTGTCTTCCACGAGGG GATGAAGTACTGGAGCTGCTGCAAATTCAAAACGACGGACTTCAGCACCTTCCTGGAACAGCCGGGCTGCAGAACTGGGAAGCACTGCTGGACAGGGAAGGGG GACAAGAAGGCGGTGTCAAGCCGGCAGGACTGGCACCAAACCAATAGCCAGGTGGTGGTGACTGTCTATGCCAAGaaccccctgcctgccctcagcagcGTGAAAGCCAACCGCACTGTG CTTGAGGTTCATGTCATCTTTGAAGGGAATAAGATTTTCCAGACAGAACTAGATCTCTGGGGGGTAAGATCCTGTTTACTTTGA
- the LOC101924225 gene encoding rho-related GTP-binding protein RhoG-like, with the protein MQTIKCVVVGDGAVGKTCLLISYTTNAFPEEYIPTVFDNYSAQMTVDGRTVSLNLWDTAGQEEYDRLRTLSYPQTNVFVICFSIGSPSSYANVRHKWHPEVSHHCPNVPVLLVGTKRDLRNDLETVKKLKEQSLSPTTPQQGTSLAKQIGAVKYLECSALNQEGVREVFAEAVRAVLYPVTKKNARKCVLL; encoded by the coding sequence ATGCAGACTATAAAGTGTGTAGTTGTTGGAGATGGTGCTGTGGGAAAAACTTGTCTTCTCATCAGCTATACCACCAATGCCTTCCCAGAAGAGTACATCCCTACTGTGTTCGATAACTACAGTGCCCAAATGACTGTTGATGGCCGGACAGTTAGCCTGAATCTCTGGGACACTGCAGGCCAGGAGGAATATGACCGCCTGCGCACGCTCTCGTATCCTCAAACCAATGTATTTGTCATCTGTTTCTCCATCGGCAGCCCCTCTTCCTATGCAAATGTAAGGCACAAATGGCATCCTGAAGTTTCTCACCACTGTCCAAATGTTCCTGTTCTTTTAGTGGGCACGAAGAGAGACTTGAGAAATGACCTGGAAACAGTTAAAAAGTTGAAAGAGCAAAGCTTGTCTCCCACTACCCCGCAGCAGGGGACTTCGCTGGCTAAACAAATTGGAGCAGTCAAATATTTGGAGTGCTCAGCGCTGAATCAGGAGGGTGTTCGGGAGGTGTTTGCTGAAGCTGTGCGTGCGGTTCTGTATCCTGTGACAAAGAAGAACGCAAGAAAATGTGTCTTATTGTAG